The following coding sequences are from one Methanohalophilus halophilus window:
- a CDS encoding NADH-quinone oxidoreductase subunit J — MIGIGEALVFFILAAVVIFFSLAAVLAKDIVRAALALVFSMFTVAGLFITLNAQFLGVVQILVYVGAIGVLILFAVMLTKNTMGSDDNGN; from the coding sequence ATGATTGGAATAGGAGAAGCTTTGGTCTTTTTCATATTAGCAGCCGTGGTAATTTTCTTTTCCTTGGCTGCAGTGCTGGCTAAGGATATAGTCAGGGCGGCACTAGCGCTCGTCTTTTCGATGTTTACAGTGGCAGGCCTGTTTATCACGCTGAATGCCCAGTTTTTGGGTGTCGTACAGATCCTGGTATATGTAGGTGCAATAGGTGTGCTGATCCTCTTTGCCGTGATGCTTACAAAGAATACAATGGGAAGTGATGATAATGGCAACTGA
- the fpoI gene encoding F420H2 dehydrogenase subunit FpoI, with protein MVLKNITRALKNIRKPRVTRMYPEIRSELPERFRGLQKLDKSKCIGCGICANTCPNCAIKIVRARVSKDSTKTRWFPEIDVGHCLFCGLCIDQCPQEALSSSKIYTDGIIKWKHEDLLFTPDKLAREEPIDAPEAEQ; from the coding sequence ATGGTTCTGAAAAATATCACAAGAGCTTTAAAGAACATCCGAAAGCCCCGTGTTACCAGAATGTATCCTGAAATACGCTCGGAATTGCCTGAAAGGTTCAGAGGGCTGCAAAAACTTGATAAAAGTAAATGCATCGGATGCGGAATATGTGCAAATACCTGTCCCAACTGTGCAATCAAGATTGTGAGGGCCAGGGTAAGTAAAGATAGTACCAAGACCCGGTGGTTCCCCGAAATAGATGTCGGACACTGCCTGTTTTGTGGTTTGTGTATTGACCAGTGTCCACAGGAGGCCCTCTCAAGTTCAAAGATTTATACAGATGGTATAATCAAGTGGAAACATGAGGATCTTCTCTTTACACCGGATAAACTGGCAAGGGAAGAACCTATTGACGCACCGGAGGCTGAACAATGA
- the fpoH gene encoding F420H2 dehydrogenase subunit FpoH, giving the protein MFDIPANIFPWVKAIVGLALIGALFGAGMAAIWIERKLAGDIQERYGPNRVGPMGLLQLVADAIKLFTKEDIIPARVDKILYIGAPIVIMMSVFLMLVAIPFGAVYINGVEYVLAATQMDISILYIEAVSAIAVIGIFVLGYGQNNKYAMMGTFRNFARMIGYEIPLGITIVSVAVMAGSLDVVEIVHAQSPIWYAFLQPIGFIVFFIAMMADMGRLPFDQNEAEEELQAGVFTEYSGMRFGLGFFAEYFHLILGSFLISLLFLGGWNLPGFVTDNIVLGIILPTLFLIAKATIVMMFIIMMRWAVPRFRIDQVVDLSWKKLLPLSLLNLGWAIALGLYLGA; this is encoded by the coding sequence ATGTTCGATATTCCAGCAAACATTTTTCCATGGGTAAAAGCAATCGTTGGTCTTGCGCTGATAGGAGCTCTTTTCGGAGCCGGAATGGCCGCTATCTGGATTGAGCGTAAACTTGCCGGTGATATACAGGAAAGATATGGTCCCAACAGGGTAGGTCCGATGGGTCTGCTGCAGCTTGTTGCGGATGCAATTAAACTGTTTACAAAAGAAGATATTATTCCTGCCAGAGTAGACAAGATTTTGTATATAGGTGCACCGATTGTAATTATGATGTCGGTCTTTTTGATGCTTGTTGCTATTCCATTCGGGGCTGTTTACATAAACGGTGTCGAATATGTATTGGCAGCAACCCAGATGGACATAAGTATTCTCTACATTGAGGCCGTTTCTGCTATTGCCGTTATCGGTATATTTGTACTCGGATACGGACAGAATAACAAGTATGCAATGATGGGTACTTTCCGTAACTTTGCAAGAATGATCGGTTATGAGATCCCTCTGGGAATTACCATTGTAAGTGTTGCCGTGATGGCAGGCTCTCTTGATGTGGTTGAGATCGTCCATGCCCAGAGCCCCATATGGTATGCATTCCTGCAACCGATTGGTTTCATAGTATTCTTCATTGCTATGATGGCTGATATGGGTCGTCTTCCTTTCGACCAGAATGAGGCCGAAGAAGAACTTCAGGCTGGTGTTTTTACTGAATACAGTGGCATGAGATTCGGTCTGGGATTCTTCGCAGAATACTTCCATTTGATTCTCGGTTCATTCCTGATTTCACTGCTTTTCCTGGGTGGATGGAACCTTCCGGGATTTGTAACTGATAATATTGTACTTGGAATAATCCTTCCAACACTGTTCCTCATAGCCAAGGCAACGATTGTTATGATGTTTATTATCATGATGCGTTGGGCTGTCCCGAGGTTCAGGATCGACCAGGTGGTTGATCTTAGCTGGAAGAAACTCCTGCCCCTCTCCCTGTTGAACCTTGGATGGGCTATTGCATTAGGTTTGTATCTGGGAGCGTGA